From the genome of Pseudobdellovibrionaceae bacterium:
AACTCTCCACGTCCGCGCTTCGGACGGGATTCCGTCCATTTTCGGACAAAAACCTTGTAATCGTCGAATTCATATAAATCCATAGTTTCAGTATCTTATATCGGAATATTACCCAAAAACTTAAGTTTATCGTTAATCGTTAAGTATATAAATCTAGAGGCATTTGACGCGGGCAGCTATTTTGCCTAGCGAACCGACCAACAACATCTAAAAACGGAGACTTTCCATGAAAACAAAAAGCCTGATGACCTTCAGCCTGATCTTGATCGCCCTGGGCGCGATGACTCCCGCCGCGCACGCCTTCAAGTGCTGCAAAATCAAAATTCGGATTCGCCCCCCGAATCCCATCGATATCGTCCTCCCCCCCGTCGTGAAACAAATCCTCCCCCCGGAAGTTCGCAAACCCATCGAAAAGGTCGAAAAGGAAATCAAAAAAATCGACCCCACCCCGACCGTCGTCATCGGCGGCACGCGCGTGATCGACGTGCAGGGAAATCGCGAAGCCGAGCAGATTCTGAAATCCAAACTCATCGACCCGATGATGAAGCCGATCGAGCGCAACCGCGCCATCATCGAAAAAATGAGCCGCGTGACGACCTGCCTGCGCACCGCTTGCCTGAGTGAATACATGGCGCAGAAAGAACTTCGCGACGCTCGTAAAAAAGAAGAACGGGCCTACCGCTCTTACATCGAGGCCGAAAAAAACCGTCAAAATGCGGAGCTCTCGGCCGAAGAAGCGCAGAAAAAAGCCGAGATGCGTGAAGACGCCGCGATGACCTTCGCCAGCAGTCAAACGATCACCGCCCGCGCCGAAGTCTCGAATGTCTTGGGGAAAGCTTTCGGTCAGCTGCTGCTGAGCGAGATCCAAAACCGCGAGCTGAAAGTGACCGTGCAACAGACCAGCGCCGAACACCAAGTTTACCAAACGAAACTGCGTGAGCTCATGACCGCCACCGATATCAGCGAGGGCGGCCGCCTGGAATCGCTCTACGCCGAATTCGAAATGGGTGAACCCGGAGACCAGATCGTGAAAATGCAAACCTTGCTGCAATCGGCCGCCGACGAAGACCTGCGCATGCTGAAAGAACAACGCGCCAAACACTTGGGTCTGGTGAACGAAGCCGCTGCCGCCGCCTGCGAAGAGGGTCTGACCGCGCTCGAAGTTCTGGCGATCACCGGCGGCGCTCCCAGCGACGGCGACAAATTCCGTCAGTTCTGTAACGGAGGTTACGAATGAAATCCGGACTTGGAATTTCGATGACACTGATGGGGATCATCTTTTTGAGCCCCGCCACCTTCGCGGGAACAGTGCTGGAAGACGGGATCAAATACGGGATTCACGCGGGATCGCACGGGACCTACCTGCGCCGGATCGAAGCGGATATCGCGAAGATGCGCGCCGAGTTCTCACTCCGGAAAACCGAATTCAGTCGCGATCTGACCATCGCGACTCGTGAACACAAAAGAAAGCTCTGGGAAGAGCGCGAAACCGAGCTTCGCGCCCAGGTCGTCACCTGCGAAGCTCGCGAGCCGAAATTGTTCAGCCTCGGTGAGGCCATGGAAAGCGTCCTGAATCGCTGCGGAGATTGGCTCAAACGCGCCCGTGAACGCAAGATTCAATTTCAAGAGATCGTGGACGAACTGGAAGAAGAGATCGCTTTCAAAAATCGTTTCGCCGAGGAGCTTCCGCACGGCCAACTGCGCGACGCGCTCGAAAATCTTCGCGCGGGACTGGAGCGCGTCGCCCAGCGCGAACCGAACCCGGGCCTGGACGTCGAGACCATCGGGGCCTTGTGCTCACGCCAAAGCGACGATGTGGCAACCATTGCGACCTGGCTCGAAGAAACCCGCTTGCTCTGCCAGCGTTTGCGTATCCAGGCCGACTACGTGGCCGAAAAAAGAAAGGGCCTGGAATGAAAACCCTGCTCACACTCCTTTTGCTGATCGCGCCGGGCCTCGCCCACGCTCAGTATAACGGGGACTGGATCTCGTTTCGCTTTCGTGTCGGTGTTCCCGGCGAACAACTCCTTTTCGCCGTGGAAATGCCCATCGAAAAGCTGCGCGCGCTTCGCCTTGACGACAAAGTGCAGTTTCGCGATCGCATGACCGGCGAAATGCGTACCGGCCGTTTCGATGGCCCGGACTTCGAAAAAGATCGCCCCCGCGCGGTCATTGTCGCCGATCCCCGTCCTGGCGACGTCACCGGCCCCGGCCGCGGGACCACGCCGGATGTCGCGCCTTCCACGAAGGGAAGCGGCGCGGGCGGTCTTGGAGGACTCGGTTCAGGCTTAAAAGACGCCGGACAAGAAGTTCTCGCGGCGGGAATTGCCGGCTGGGCTTTCGAGCAGCTGAGCCACCTGGGGCAAGAGCGTCTGCATGACGTGCGCACGAAAATTCACGGCGAACAGCAACGATACGAAAAGGGACTCCAGTCGCTGCAACAGGTTCAGAAAAGTATCTTCGACCTCGTCGTTGACGCGAGTGCGGGGTCCGGAATCACCCCCTCGATCGGACGCACCGACATTCGTATCACGAGCCGCGATGGCTACCGCGTCCAATCCCAAGACCCCCGCCTTTTGCGGAGTCTGGTGAAAACGCGCGATGCCCTGACCGGCTTTCAACCGATCAGCACCGAGCAGGCGCGGATCGCCCGCTTCGCATTGAAAACCAGCGAAGTCGTCGATAGCTACTTCTTCAAAAGCGGCATTCCCGTGACGGAAGAAACGGTGCAATTCGTCGCCGCCCTCGGGGATGTCGTGATCGGTCTACACCCGGCGACGAGTTTTCTGCGCAGCTTTCATGACCTGGTCACCGGCCGCGATTTCTCGACCGGACAACAACTGACCGATTTGCAGAAAGGCCTGGCCGTCTTCGATCTCGCCACCCTCGGCATGGGATCGAAAGTCACCGGCGCGGGGCGCGCCGCGATCCACCTGTACCAAGCGGGTCGCGATTTCGCGGGCGCATGGGCGACATCAGAAAGTGGAGTCGAGGTCGCGAAAGACGCCTTCGCGGGACGCGGCCCCGTTCTGGACTTCGCCTTGGACCGGGCCGGAAAACTCAACCCCGTGGACCCCAGTTTTGGTCGCGCACTGAAAGAGATCAAAGAGTTCCGCGACTACTATCGCAATCCGCGCGTGCCGCAGACGCTTCCCGCGGACTCGGGCGTAGGACGCATCGTGCGCGGCTACCACGGAAAAACGCGCCAAGGCCTGAACGACAGTCCCGCCGCGCAGTTGCGCGAACGACGACTGGCACGCGACGCGGACCCCTCGAATATTCGCGCGCTTGTCGAACGTTGGCACGACCGCGCCGAAAGCGCCCTACGCGCCCCGGGCTTGAGCCCAACCGAGATCGAGGAATTGAACTGGATCCTGCGCGATACGCGCGGAGCTTTATCGAACGACGCAATGGGAGACTTACCATGAAGAACTGGATTTTATCTTTGAGCTTATTCGCCGCACTTCCGGTGAACGCGATGTCACCGGCGGTGAAAGCCTGCGTCGAGCGAAAGGCGGCCGCGCCGGAAAAAACTCCGGAGGCGCCCTACGCCCCGCCCCTTCCCGGGACGGTCGCCGATGCCATCACCCAGGCGCTTCGCCAAAAAATCGAAGCCGACGCCGCGGAAAAGATTCTCGAAACCACGCTGCAGGAGGCGGGCATCGGTTCGGCCGCGGAACTTGCGGGCGACCTGATGCGGGTCTACGCGCTGGCGCGCAATGTGGATGGCGTTCTGAAAGCCGACACCGACGTGCAACGTTTTGAGGCCATGTACGCGACGGCCTCGACGGCGATCGGTTTCTGGTTTCCCTACGTCGCCATCGCGATGCAAATCGACCTGATGATGCAGCGACTGATTGGCGGCTGGTCCGTCGCCGACGACTATGAATACATCGAAAAATTGCGTCTTCAGCAAATGGCCATTCGTAACCAGATGATCGAGATGAAAAAGCAAGAGCTTGAAGCGAACGAGCGCGCCTTGAAGGTGGTCCGTTGCGAAGAGGAAGGCACCCACGAGCGTCTGAAGGTTTTCGGCGCCCTTTACGAACGCCAGGAATGTCACGAGCCGCTCGCCCACTGGACCGGTGAAATGACCGCCGACCGAATCATGGGTTGCCTGAGCCTGGGACGTGAAATCTTGCGCGAGACGAAGCTGAGCTATCTTCTGCGCAGCCGGATCTACGCCGACCCGTTCACGCAATTGCTTTTAGAGGTGATGCCCGAAGAGACAGACCGTGAACAACTCGCAACGGCCATGCGTGAACATGCGGCCCGGGGACCGGAACTGACGAAGAACTTACGCGACTCTGAACGTCAGCTGCGCTCTTTCCAGCAGGCGATTCTAGAGCAGGGTGACTTCGCGCGGCTTCAGGCGCGGGCGGATGAAAAACGCCAATGCCGCCAGCTCCTCCGCACGCGCACGGAATCACTGACCGACGCCTATCGCCGGCGTGCGCAAGATCCCGAAGGCTTCGCTCTGGAAGAATCGTCGTATCGTCGTTTTCTCGAGGTGACTTGCCCAGAGGTCGCGACCGAAAAGCAAGCGCTCTTCGGCCGACGACTGATCGGAAACTAAGTCTCGGCCTATTGGCCAAGACTGGCTTATTGATCCTTGGCCTACTGGCCAAGGATGTACGCGAACATGAGGGGCGCAACGATCGTTGCGTCCGACTCGATGATGAATTTCGGGCCGTGGGGCTCGAGTTTGCCCCACGTGATCTTTTCGTTCGGGGTCGCGCCCGAGTACGAGCCGTAAGAGGTCGTCGAGTCCGAGATCTGGCAGAAGTACTTCCAGACCTTGATGTTATCCATTCCCATATCTTGGTGAAGCATGGGCACCACGCAGATCGGGAAATCGCCGGCGATCCCGCCGCCGATTTGGTAGAAACCGATGTCGGCTTTCTTCGAGGTGCCGACGTACCACTCCGCCAGCGAAGTCATGTACTGGATGCCCGACTTCATGGTGCGGGGATTTTTGATGATCCCCTTCATGCAGTACGAAGCGAAGATGTTACCGGTCGTCGAATCTTCCCAGCCGGGAACGACCATGGGGAGGTTCTTCTCGGCCGCGGCCAGCAGCCACGAGTTTTTGGGATCGATTTGGTAAAATGGCTTCAAAACGCCCGAGAGCAAGATCTTGTAGAAGAACTCGTGGGGCAGATAGCTTTCGCCTTTTTTGTCGGCGTCGCTCCACACGTCGATGATCGCCTTTTCGATCCGGCGGATCGCTTCTTCCTCGGGGATGCAGGTGTCGGTCACGCGGTTCAGGTGACGATCGAGCAGCTTTTGCTCGTCTTCGGGAGTCAGTTCACGCCAGTTCGGGACGCGCACGTAGTGATCGTGCGCGACGAGGTTATAGACGTCCTCTTCGAGGTTCGCGCCCGTGCACGAGATCGCGTGGACTTTGCCCTGACGGATCATTTCGGCGAGCGACAGACCGAGCTCGGCCGAGCTCATCGCGCCGGCGAGAGTCACCATCATTTGTCCG
Proteins encoded in this window:
- a CDS encoding deoxyhypusine synthase family protein, which produces MAGPITQFIDHHYRHFNSATLRDASVAYREHLDKGGQMMVTLAGAMSSAELGLSLAEMIRQGKVHAISCTGANLEEDVYNLVAHDHYVRVPNWRELTPEDEQKLLDRHLNRVTDTCIPEEEAIRRIEKAIIDVWSDADKKGESYLPHEFFYKILLSGVLKPFYQIDPKNSWLLAAAEKNLPMVVPGWEDSTTGNIFASYCMKGIIKNPRTMKSGIQYMTSLAEWYVGTSKKADIGFYQIGGGIAGDFPICVVPMLHQDMGMDNIKVWKYFCQISDSTTSYGSYSGATPNEKITWGKLEPHGPKFIIESDATIVAPLMFAYILGQ